Proteins co-encoded in one Prunus persica cultivar Lovell chromosome G6, Prunus_persica_NCBIv2, whole genome shotgun sequence genomic window:
- the LOC18772004 gene encoding uncharacterized protein LOC18772004 isoform X1: protein MAIEKNNFKVSRFDSEFSPGSRKSMSSDEDELQQRSSAAESDDDDEFDDADSGAGSDDFDLLELGETGVEFCQVGSQTCSIPFELYDIPSLEDILSVDVWNECLSEEEQFGLTKYLPDLDQETFMITLKELFTGCNFHFGSPVKKLFDMLKGGLCEPRVALYREGLNFFQKRQHYNILRKHQNNMVSNLCQIRDAWLNCKGYSIEERLRVLNIMRIQKSLMGEKMEDMETDSSERESGEGLQINKIKDRKVAQKIARYSPYGVGTNVDFASRGRSSAMELAKYGKQNPKGILKMAGSKTSSAKELASHSGPYSSAVALPQQIKAGGYDSRATLRMRDQLISGDDVEDTTYGIGVQRDRSVSRSSLMDKSGVFKVGKKLDLLRGDELITDTLLGVPVSSKTDVHAYGRNRNANLLSESKVITAKPPNLRTPYDFGKKAKYPENVQQFTVGDQMKSLKSRLPQPPLRGDRADSSDRAELFWHNRNEGETFPMDSPLRADDWNVRSKKWKIGRESPDLNYKSYRASPPQMNDRFLSSEFKAKPFQEKIRGNRVQNGGSDMAALKSNRMFVKNEDTESDSSEQFEDDEDSNPLLRSKLAYPSGVMEASPSSLLKPALDAKRGKYVKKEAKDSLRALDGINYPSNKMGGFVEHGHMRSLENYTAKAKQKGKMRDNSPMHNSSTRVLEERYISGLGKFHDEDDDYDERKQIYKLGKNAQFEGEAGERLHIPSWKTYPTTGKQKREVGHDHSVPESRYFVDEEDDSLEMRSLANGSGHGRFRKKGQNTEAYVSDRHERIEVPLLGCNLMTKKRKGKEDSDTGRGDDDGDLQSNHLQRIVDSNSSKKRAKRKVENDNVSSDVEISDPPITEMGATDMEPETKPQKKPFIPITPTVHTGFSFSIVHLLSAVRLAMITPLSEDAFDVGGPIDEQNKNHEGCVNGVLSRQKVDANNSELAGEVNMPSLTVQEIVNRVRSNPGDPCILETQEPLQDLVRGVLKIFSSKTAPLGAKGWKTLAAYEKATKSWSWTGPVFHGSSDHDTSDEVTSPEAWGLPHKMLVKLVDSFANWLKCGQETLQQIGILPEPPLELMQLNLDEKERFRDLRAQKSLNTINPSSEEVRAYFRKEEVLRYSIPDRAFSYTAADGKKSIVAPLRRCGGKPTSKARDHFMLKRDRPPHVTILCLVRDAAARLPGSIGTRADVCTLIRDSQYIVEDVSDAQVNQVVSGALDRLHYERDPCVQFDGERKLWVYLHREREEEDFEDDGTSSTKKWKRQKKDSAEQPDQGAVTVAYHGTGEQAGYDLCSDLNVEPSSCLDDVRQDVDDNVDTNHGSEQDEMHQDDPILWEEGLGLNPMRENKLLCQENSTNEDFDDETFGRERTVGLLSASLL from the exons ATGGCGATTGAGAAGAACAACTTCAAGGTTTCGAGGTTTGATTCAGAGTTTTCTCCCGGTAGTAGGAAGAGTATGTCTAGTGACGAGGATGAGCTACAACAGCGTAGCTCTGCTGCTGaat ctgatgatgatgatgaatttGATGATGCGGACTCTGGGGCGGGGTCTGATGACTTTGATTtgttggaattgggggaaactGGTGTGGAGTTTTGCCAAGTTGGGAGTCAGACTTGCAGCATTCCTTTTGAACTGTATGATATTCCAAGTCTTGAAGATATATTGTCAGTGGATGTATGGAATGAGTGCTTGAGTGAGGAGGAGCAGTTTGGCCTCACTAAGTATCTGCCTGATTTGGACCAGGAGACCTTTATGATTACCTTGAAAGAGCTTTTTACAGGTTGTAATTTCCATTTTGGGAGCCCTGTTAAGAAGTTGTTTGATATGTTGAAGGGAGGTTTGTGCGAGCCGAGAGTTGCTCTTTACCGGGAGGGTTTGAATTTCTTTCAGAAGCGGCAACACTACAATATTTTGAGGAAGCATCAGAATAATATGGTTAGTAATCTCTGTCAGATAAGGGATGCTTGGCTTAATTGCAAGGGATATAGTATTGAGGAGAGGCTCCGGGTGTTGAATATTATGAGAATCCAGAAGAGTTTGATGGGTGAGAAGATGGAAGATATGGAGACTGACTCCTCAGAAAGAGAGTCAGGTGAAGGCTTACAGatcaacaaaatcaaggaCAGGAAAGTTGCACAGAAAATCGCTCGTTATTCTCCATACGGGGTGGGTACAAATGTGGATTTTGCATCAAGAGGGCGGTCATCAGCTATGGAACTGGCAAAATATGGGAAGCAGAACCCAAAAGGTATACTGAAGATGGCTGGGTCGAAGACTTCTTCAGCAAAAGAGCTAGCAAGCCATTCTGGACCATACAGTTCGGCAGTCGCTCTTCCTCAGCAGATTAAGGCCGGAGGGTATGATTCCAGGGCAACACTCAGAATGAGGGATCAGTTGATAAGTGGTGATGATGTTGAAGACACAACATATGGAATTGGTGTCCAGCGAGATAGAAGCGTGTCTCGTAGTAGCTTGATGGACAAATCTGGTGTTTTCAAAGTGGGAAAGAAGCTGGACCTATTAAGAGGTGATGAATTAATCACTGACACCTTGCTGGGTGTGCCTGTCTCCTCAAAGACTGATGTACATGCCTATGGTAGGAACCGCAATGCAAACCTTTTGTCAGAGTCAAAGGTAATAACAGCAAAGCCTCCTAACTTGAGGACCCCCTATGATTTTGGTAAAAAGGCCAAGTATCCAGAAAATGTTCAGCAATTTACAGTTGGGGATCAGATGAAGTCCTTGAAAAGCAGACTTCCACAGCCACCGCTAAGAGGAGATCGAGCTGACTCGTCAGATCGCGCAGAACTATTCTGGCATAACAGGAATGAAGGGGAGACTTTTCCTATGGATTCGCCCTTAAGAGCGGATGACTGGAATGTTAGGagcaagaaatggaagattgGGAGGGAGTCTCCTGATTTAAATTACAAATCATATAGAGCTTCCCCACCACAGATGAATGATAGATTTTTATCTTCTGAATTTAAAGCAAAACCATTTCAAGAGAAGATAAGAGGGAATCGAGTACAAAATGGAGGATCAGACATGGCGGCATTGAAAAGTAATAGAATGTTTGTTAAAAATGAAGATACAGAATCAGACTCATCAGAGCAATTTGAAGATGATGAGGATAGCAACCCTTTGTTGAGGAGTAAGCTGGCTTATCCCAGTGGTGTTATGGAGGCTTCACCGTCTTCTTTGTTGAAGCCTGCTCTAGATGCAAAAAGGGGCAAATATGTGAAGAAAGAGGCGAAAGATAGTTTACGGGCCCTTGATGGGATCAATTACCCCTCCAACAAGATGGGTGGTTTTGTTGAACATGGACATATGCGTAGTCTAGAAAACTATACTgccaaagcaaaacaaaaaggtaAGATGCGAGACAATAGTCCCATGCATAACTCTTCGACCAGAGTTTTGGAAGAACGCTATATCTCGGGCTTGGGTAAGTTTCacgatgaggatgatgattaTGATGAACGGAAACAAATCTACAAATTGGGCAAGAATGCCCAATTTGAAGGGGAGGCTGGTGAAAGGTTGCACATACCTTCATGGAAGACCTACCCTACTACGGGAAAGCAGAAAAGAGAAGTTGGCCATGATCATTCTGTACCAGAGTCTCGTTATTTTGTTGATGAGGAGGATGACTCACTTGAAATGCGATCACTAGCTAATGGTAGTGGACATGGTAGATTCAGGAAGAAAGGTCAGAACACTGAAGCATATGTGAGTGATCGCCATGAACGAATTGAGGTCCCACTATTAGGTTGCAATTTGATGACAAAGAAGCGGAAAGGTAAGGAGGATTCAGACACTGGTAGAggagatgatgatggtgacTTACAGTCTAACCATTTGCAACGTATTGTTGATTCCAATTCCTCGAAAAAAAGGGCAAAGAGGAAGGTGGAGAATGACAATGTCAGCTCAGATGTAGAAATTTCTGATCCACCAATTACAGAAATGGGAGCGACAGATATGGAGCCAGAAACCAAGCCCCAGAAAAAACCATTTATTCCAATTACACCTACGGTTCATACTGGCTTCTCATTCTCGATTGTACATCTTCTTTCAGCTGTTCGCTTGGCAATGATCACTCCACTTTCGGAAGATGCTTTTGATGTTGGGGGACCTATAGATGAGCAGAACAAAAATCATGAGGGTTGTGTAAATGGGGTTCTTTCTCGTCAAAAGGTGGATGCCAATAACTCAGAGCTTGCTGGAGAAGTGAATATGCCTTCTCTAACAGTTCAGGAGATTGTGAACCGTGTTAGATCGAATCCAGGAGATCCTTGTATTCTTGAGACACAAGAGCCACTTCAGGATCTGGTGAGAGGAGTTCTAAagatattttcttcaaaaacagCACCTTTAGGAGCTAAGGGTTGGAAGACACTGGCCGCCTATGAAAAAGCTACAAAAAGCTGGTCATGGACTGGTCCAGTTTTTCATGGTTCATCAGATCATGACACCAGTGATGAGGTGACATCTCCTGAAGCATGGGGTCTTCCTCACAAAATGCTTGTCAAGTTGGTTGATTCGTTTGCTAATTGGCTCAAATGTGGGCAAGAGACCCTTCAACAAATCGGAATTCTTCCGGAACCGCCCTTGGAGTTGATGCAGCTCAACCTGGATGAGAAAGAACGGTTCAGGGACCTAAGAGCTCAAAAGAGTCTTAACACCATTAACCCAAGTTCTGAAGAAGTGAGAGCTTATTTCCGTAAGGAGGAAGTTCTCAGGTATTCAATTCCAGACAGGGCCTTCTCTTACACAGCAGCTGATGGTAAAAAATCCATTGTTGCCCCATTAAGAAGGTGTGGCGGTAAGCCAACATCAAAAGCTCGAGATCACTTTATGCTGAAACGTGATCGACCACCACATGTTACAATTCTTTGTCTTGTGAGAGATGCAGCTGCAAGATTGCCTGGAAGTATTGGCACCAGAGCAGATGTTTGTACTTTGATAAGAGATTCTCAGTACATTGTTGAAGACGTGTCTGATGCACAAGTTAATCAAGTTGTTAGTGGAGCCCTGGACCGTTTGCATTATGAACGTGATCCTTGTGTGCAATTTGATGGGGAAAGAAAATTATGGGTCTATTTGcatagagaaagagaagaagaagattttgAGGATGACGGTACTTCATCTacaaagaaatggaagagGCAGAAAAAGGATTCTGCCGAGCAACCTGACCAAGGAGCAGTGACAGTGGCTTATCATGGGACTGGGGAACAAGCTGGATATGATTTGTGCTCTGATCTCAATGTCGAGCCATCATCATGTTTGGATGATGTGAGACAAGATGTGGATGATAATGTTGATACCAATCACGGGTCTGAACAAGATGAAATGCACCAAGATGATCCAATTCTTTGGGAGGAGGGTCTGGGCTTAAATCCAATGCGAGAAAACAAATTGCTATGTCAGGAAAATTCCACGAATGAAGATTTTGATGATGAAACGTTTGGGAGAGAAAGGACAGTTGGGCTCTTGAGTGCAAGCTTACTATGA
- the LOC18772004 gene encoding uncharacterized protein LOC18772004 isoform X2, with product MAIEKNNFKVSRFDSEFSPGSRKSMSSDEDELQQRSSAAESDDDDEFDDADSGAGSDDFDLLELGETGVEFCQVGSQTCSIPFELYDIPSLEDILSVDVWNECLSEEEQFGLTKYLPDLDQETFMITLKELFTGCNFHFGSPVKKLFDMLKGGLCEPRVALYREGLNFFQKRQHYNILRKHQNNMVSNLCQIRDAWLNCKGYSIEERLRVLNIMRIQKSLMGEKMEDMETDSSERESGEGLQINKIKDRKVAQKIARYSPYGVGTNVDFASRGRSSAMELAKYGKQNPKGILKMAGSKTSSAKELASHSGPYSSAVALPQQIKAGGYDSRATLRMRDQLISGDDVEDTTYGIGVQRDRSVSRSSLMDKSGVFKVGKKLDLLRGDELITDTLLGVPVSSKTDVHAYGRNRNANLLSESKVITAKPPNLRTPYDFGKKAKYPENVQQFTVGDQMKSLKSRLPQPPLRGDRADSSDRAELFWHNRNEGETFPMDSPLRADDWNVRSKKWKIGRESPDLNYKSYRASPPQMNDRFLSSEFKAKPFQEKIRGNRVQNGGSDMAALKSNRMFVKNEDTESDSSEQFEDDEDSNPLLRSKLAYPSGVMEASPSSLLKPALDAKRGKYVKKEAKDSLRALDGINYPSNKMGGFVEHGHMRSLENYTAKAKQKGKMRDNSPMHNSSTRVLEERYISGLGKFHDEDDDYDERKQIYKLGKNAQFEGEAGERLHIPSWKTYPTTGKQKREVGHDHSVPESRYFVDEEDDSLEMRSLANGSGHGRFRKKGQNTEAYVSDRHERIEVPLLGCNLMTKKRKGKEDSDTGRGDDDGDLQSNHLQRIVDSNSSKKRAKRKVENDNVSSDVEISDPPITEMGATDMEPETKPQKKPFIPITPTVHTGFSFSIVHLLSAVRLAMITPLSEDAFDVGGPIDEQNKNHEGCVNGVLSRQKVDANNSELAGEVNMPSLTVQEIVNRVRSNPGDPCILETQEPLQDLVRGVLKIFSSKTAPLGAKGWKTLAAYEKATKSWSWTGPVFHGSSDHDTSDEVTSPEAWGLPHKMLVKLVDSFANWLKCGQETLQQIGILPEPPLELMQLNLDEKERFRDLRAQKSLNTINPSSEEVRAYFRKEEVLRYSIPDRAFSYTAADGKKSIVAPLRRCGGKPTSKARDHFMLKRDRPPHVTILCLVRDAAARLPGSIGTRADVCTLIRDSQYIVEDVSDAQVNQVVSGALDRLHYERDPCVQFDGERKLWVYLHREREEEDFEDDGTSSTKKWKRQKKDSAEQPDQGAVTVAYHGTGEQAGYDLCSDLNVEPSSCLDDVRQDVDDNVDTNHGSEQDEMHQDDPILWEEGLGLNPMRENKLLCQENSTNEDFDDETFGRERTVGLLSASLL from the coding sequence ATGGCGATTGAGAAGAACAACTTCAAGGTTTCGAGGTTTGATTCAGAGTTTTCTCCCGGTAGTAGGAAGAGTATGTCTAGTGACGAGGATGAGCTACAACAGCGTAGCTCTGCTGCTGaatctgatgatgatgatgaatttGATGATGCGGACTCTGGGGCGGGGTCTGATGACTTTGATTtgttggaattgggggaaactGGTGTGGAGTTTTGCCAAGTTGGGAGTCAGACTTGCAGCATTCCTTTTGAACTGTATGATATTCCAAGTCTTGAAGATATATTGTCAGTGGATGTATGGAATGAGTGCTTGAGTGAGGAGGAGCAGTTTGGCCTCACTAAGTATCTGCCTGATTTGGACCAGGAGACCTTTATGATTACCTTGAAAGAGCTTTTTACAGGTTGTAATTTCCATTTTGGGAGCCCTGTTAAGAAGTTGTTTGATATGTTGAAGGGAGGTTTGTGCGAGCCGAGAGTTGCTCTTTACCGGGAGGGTTTGAATTTCTTTCAGAAGCGGCAACACTACAATATTTTGAGGAAGCATCAGAATAATATGGTTAGTAATCTCTGTCAGATAAGGGATGCTTGGCTTAATTGCAAGGGATATAGTATTGAGGAGAGGCTCCGGGTGTTGAATATTATGAGAATCCAGAAGAGTTTGATGGGTGAGAAGATGGAAGATATGGAGACTGACTCCTCAGAAAGAGAGTCAGGTGAAGGCTTACAGatcaacaaaatcaaggaCAGGAAAGTTGCACAGAAAATCGCTCGTTATTCTCCATACGGGGTGGGTACAAATGTGGATTTTGCATCAAGAGGGCGGTCATCAGCTATGGAACTGGCAAAATATGGGAAGCAGAACCCAAAAGGTATACTGAAGATGGCTGGGTCGAAGACTTCTTCAGCAAAAGAGCTAGCAAGCCATTCTGGACCATACAGTTCGGCAGTCGCTCTTCCTCAGCAGATTAAGGCCGGAGGGTATGATTCCAGGGCAACACTCAGAATGAGGGATCAGTTGATAAGTGGTGATGATGTTGAAGACACAACATATGGAATTGGTGTCCAGCGAGATAGAAGCGTGTCTCGTAGTAGCTTGATGGACAAATCTGGTGTTTTCAAAGTGGGAAAGAAGCTGGACCTATTAAGAGGTGATGAATTAATCACTGACACCTTGCTGGGTGTGCCTGTCTCCTCAAAGACTGATGTACATGCCTATGGTAGGAACCGCAATGCAAACCTTTTGTCAGAGTCAAAGGTAATAACAGCAAAGCCTCCTAACTTGAGGACCCCCTATGATTTTGGTAAAAAGGCCAAGTATCCAGAAAATGTTCAGCAATTTACAGTTGGGGATCAGATGAAGTCCTTGAAAAGCAGACTTCCACAGCCACCGCTAAGAGGAGATCGAGCTGACTCGTCAGATCGCGCAGAACTATTCTGGCATAACAGGAATGAAGGGGAGACTTTTCCTATGGATTCGCCCTTAAGAGCGGATGACTGGAATGTTAGGagcaagaaatggaagattgGGAGGGAGTCTCCTGATTTAAATTACAAATCATATAGAGCTTCCCCACCACAGATGAATGATAGATTTTTATCTTCTGAATTTAAAGCAAAACCATTTCAAGAGAAGATAAGAGGGAATCGAGTACAAAATGGAGGATCAGACATGGCGGCATTGAAAAGTAATAGAATGTTTGTTAAAAATGAAGATACAGAATCAGACTCATCAGAGCAATTTGAAGATGATGAGGATAGCAACCCTTTGTTGAGGAGTAAGCTGGCTTATCCCAGTGGTGTTATGGAGGCTTCACCGTCTTCTTTGTTGAAGCCTGCTCTAGATGCAAAAAGGGGCAAATATGTGAAGAAAGAGGCGAAAGATAGTTTACGGGCCCTTGATGGGATCAATTACCCCTCCAACAAGATGGGTGGTTTTGTTGAACATGGACATATGCGTAGTCTAGAAAACTATACTgccaaagcaaaacaaaaaggtaAGATGCGAGACAATAGTCCCATGCATAACTCTTCGACCAGAGTTTTGGAAGAACGCTATATCTCGGGCTTGGGTAAGTTTCacgatgaggatgatgattaTGATGAACGGAAACAAATCTACAAATTGGGCAAGAATGCCCAATTTGAAGGGGAGGCTGGTGAAAGGTTGCACATACCTTCATGGAAGACCTACCCTACTACGGGAAAGCAGAAAAGAGAAGTTGGCCATGATCATTCTGTACCAGAGTCTCGTTATTTTGTTGATGAGGAGGATGACTCACTTGAAATGCGATCACTAGCTAATGGTAGTGGACATGGTAGATTCAGGAAGAAAGGTCAGAACACTGAAGCATATGTGAGTGATCGCCATGAACGAATTGAGGTCCCACTATTAGGTTGCAATTTGATGACAAAGAAGCGGAAAGGTAAGGAGGATTCAGACACTGGTAGAggagatgatgatggtgacTTACAGTCTAACCATTTGCAACGTATTGTTGATTCCAATTCCTCGAAAAAAAGGGCAAAGAGGAAGGTGGAGAATGACAATGTCAGCTCAGATGTAGAAATTTCTGATCCACCAATTACAGAAATGGGAGCGACAGATATGGAGCCAGAAACCAAGCCCCAGAAAAAACCATTTATTCCAATTACACCTACGGTTCATACTGGCTTCTCATTCTCGATTGTACATCTTCTTTCAGCTGTTCGCTTGGCAATGATCACTCCACTTTCGGAAGATGCTTTTGATGTTGGGGGACCTATAGATGAGCAGAACAAAAATCATGAGGGTTGTGTAAATGGGGTTCTTTCTCGTCAAAAGGTGGATGCCAATAACTCAGAGCTTGCTGGAGAAGTGAATATGCCTTCTCTAACAGTTCAGGAGATTGTGAACCGTGTTAGATCGAATCCAGGAGATCCTTGTATTCTTGAGACACAAGAGCCACTTCAGGATCTGGTGAGAGGAGTTCTAAagatattttcttcaaaaacagCACCTTTAGGAGCTAAGGGTTGGAAGACACTGGCCGCCTATGAAAAAGCTACAAAAAGCTGGTCATGGACTGGTCCAGTTTTTCATGGTTCATCAGATCATGACACCAGTGATGAGGTGACATCTCCTGAAGCATGGGGTCTTCCTCACAAAATGCTTGTCAAGTTGGTTGATTCGTTTGCTAATTGGCTCAAATGTGGGCAAGAGACCCTTCAACAAATCGGAATTCTTCCGGAACCGCCCTTGGAGTTGATGCAGCTCAACCTGGATGAGAAAGAACGGTTCAGGGACCTAAGAGCTCAAAAGAGTCTTAACACCATTAACCCAAGTTCTGAAGAAGTGAGAGCTTATTTCCGTAAGGAGGAAGTTCTCAGGTATTCAATTCCAGACAGGGCCTTCTCTTACACAGCAGCTGATGGTAAAAAATCCATTGTTGCCCCATTAAGAAGGTGTGGCGGTAAGCCAACATCAAAAGCTCGAGATCACTTTATGCTGAAACGTGATCGACCACCACATGTTACAATTCTTTGTCTTGTGAGAGATGCAGCTGCAAGATTGCCTGGAAGTATTGGCACCAGAGCAGATGTTTGTACTTTGATAAGAGATTCTCAGTACATTGTTGAAGACGTGTCTGATGCACAAGTTAATCAAGTTGTTAGTGGAGCCCTGGACCGTTTGCATTATGAACGTGATCCTTGTGTGCAATTTGATGGGGAAAGAAAATTATGGGTCTATTTGcatagagaaagagaagaagaagattttgAGGATGACGGTACTTCATCTacaaagaaatggaagagGCAGAAAAAGGATTCTGCCGAGCAACCTGACCAAGGAGCAGTGACAGTGGCTTATCATGGGACTGGGGAACAAGCTGGATATGATTTGTGCTCTGATCTCAATGTCGAGCCATCATCATGTTTGGATGATGTGAGACAAGATGTGGATGATAATGTTGATACCAATCACGGGTCTGAACAAGATGAAATGCACCAAGATGATCCAATTCTTTGGGAGGAGGGTCTGGGCTTAAATCCAATGCGAGAAAACAAATTGCTATGTCAGGAAAATTCCACGAATGAAGATTTTGATGATGAAACGTTTGGGAGAGAAAGGACAGTTGGGCTCTTGAGTGCAAGCTTACTATGA